The following coding sequences are from one Prochlorococcus marinus CUG1438 window:
- a CDS encoding high light inducible protein, with protein MNSKEEQTNSELTNLENVSFIEEQKNPNQINEQIEDNKLDEKSIEIKDEYQFGWSSYSEITNGRFAMIGFIAIILIELISQQSFLRWAGIL; from the coding sequence ATGAATTCTAAAGAAGAACAAACCAACTCAGAACTAACTAATTTAGAGAATGTGAGTTTTATAGAAGAGCAAAAAAATCCGAATCAGATCAATGAACAAATTGAAGACAATAAATTAGATGAAAAATCAATAGAGATTAAAGATGAATATCAATTTGGATGGAGTAGCTATTCTGAAATAACTAATGGAAGATTTGCAATGATTGGCTTCATAGCAATAATATTAATTGAATTAATTAGTCAACAATCATTTTTAAGATGGGCAGGTATCCTATAA
- a CDS encoding YggT family protein produces MLINTLQILDISLGIFLSYLTIVFLIRLILTWYPKIDLSKGLWLLISIPSSSILNLTRKLIPPIGGVDVGPVIWIGVISFLREILVGQQGLIKLALQTNIS; encoded by the coding sequence TTGCTTATAAACACTCTTCAAATTTTAGATATTAGTTTAGGAATTTTTCTTTCATATCTAACTATAGTTTTTCTAATAAGATTAATTCTTACTTGGTATCCTAAAATTGATTTAAGTAAAGGTTTATGGTTATTAATTTCAATACCATCAAGCTCAATTCTTAATTTAACAAGAAAACTAATTCCTCCTATTGGAGGTGTTGATGTTGGACCCGTAATTTGGATTGGAGTTATAAGCTTTTTAAGGGAAATTTTAGTCGGTCAGCAAGGACTTATAAAACTTGCATTGCAAACAAATATTTCGTAA
- a CDS encoding Ycf66 family protein, with translation MVNASLNWASIVGIVLAVCGGGLYFLRSFKPALARDYDVFFAAIGLLCGGILFFQGWRLDPILQFGQFLLAGTTVFFAYESVRLRGVATDQARRSSYFDDDPISDVPRNARGRFNDDYDRFEESGRPSRRFKPQEDEFEEDYSEGRSRRRNVSRAIPSAAASRSRPSQREVSPFEEEELNRRRRETSEDRNSNQSARNKFGERRNLSRDEAKTGSRPRINRNVSRQDNISTPDDSSPLRNKPTRSPIRPQTSTTQVEDASFKDANQAKNPRVNRRVSSSSRSSSKNQNGRYNVATNKKKPRDNSSRFDD, from the coding sequence GTGGTCAATGCTAGTCTCAATTGGGCCAGTATTGTTGGTATAGTTCTTGCGGTATGTGGAGGAGGCCTTTATTTTTTAAGGTCTTTTAAACCTGCTTTAGCAAGGGATTATGATGTTTTCTTTGCAGCAATTGGACTTTTGTGTGGAGGAATATTATTTTTTCAAGGCTGGAGGTTAGATCCTATCCTCCAGTTTGGTCAGTTTTTATTAGCAGGAACCACAGTTTTTTTCGCATATGAAAGTGTGCGATTGAGGGGAGTTGCTACTGATCAAGCTCGAAGATCATCTTATTTTGATGATGATCCTATTTCTGATGTTCCCAGAAATGCTAGAGGTCGCTTTAATGATGATTACGATAGGTTTGAAGAATCTGGAAGACCATCAAGAAGATTTAAACCTCAAGAAGATGAATTTGAAGAGGACTATAGCGAAGGGAGATCTCGTAGGAGAAATGTTTCAAGAGCTATACCCTCTGCTGCAGCAAGTAGAAGCAGGCCATCTCAGAGAGAAGTGAGTCCGTTTGAAGAAGAAGAACTTAATAGAAGGAGAAGAGAGACTTCTGAAGATAGAAATAGTAATCAATCAGCAAGAAATAAATTTGGTGAGAGACGAAACTTATCTCGCGATGAAGCTAAAACAGGGTCAAGACCCAGGATTAATCGTAATGTTTCTAGACAGGATAATATTTCTACTCCTGATGATTCTTCTCCATTAAGAAATAAACCTACAAGATCTCCTATTAGGCCACAAACTTCAACAACTCAAGTAGAAGATGCTTCATTTAAAGATGCTAATCAAGCCAAAAACCCACGAGTGAATCGTAGAGTTAGCTCCTCATCTAGATCAAGTTCAAAAAATCAAAATGGTAGATATAACGTTGCAACAAACAAAAAGAAACCTAGAGATAATAGTTCTAGATTTGATGATTAA
- a CDS encoding photosystem II reaction center X protein gives MFQISNLLLVADFSTEVANNSAVGMIGSFIAAALLIVIPASAFLIFVSQKDSLDRTSTGRR, from the coding sequence GTGTTTCAAATTTCAAATTTATTACTAGTCGCTGACTTTTCTACTGAAGTTGCAAATAATTCCGCAGTTGGAATGATAGGTAGTTTTATTGCTGCTGCTCTACTTATTGTTATTCCAGCCTCTGCATTTTTGATTTTTGTCAGTCAGAAAGACTCCCTAGATCGTACTTCTACTGGAAGACGCTAG